A portion of the Calothrix sp. 336/3 genome contains these proteins:
- a CDS encoding DNA cytosine methyltransferase, producing the protein MNSRQRPIGVDLFAGAGGMTLGFEQAGFDVLAAVEIDPIHCATHEYNFPQWSVICKSAAEITGTEIRQLSHIGNREIDVVFGGSPCQGFSVIGKRALDDPRNSLVFHFLRLVLELQPKYFVFENVPGLTIGKHQQFILEIITEFQKNNYKVETNYQVLNAVNYGVPQDRTRLFILGCRDDLPLPTYPLSSTRPYIGKKSKYILNSPDLSFAPTVFQAIGDLPEIEEYPELITQDFVFAQYQEPSNYSAILRGMTTRENDYSYPRIYNPQILTSSIRTRHSQAARIRFENTQPGKTESISRFYRLTKDGICNTLRAGTPRNRGAFTSARPIHYQTARCISVREAARLHSYPDWFRFHITKWHGFRQVGNSVPPLLAEKVATEIIKVLNLTPSQPSQKIPLLKDNLLQFNMLQASQYYDVSEHVIEPRNRKKEKKLEPEDITFFPDL; encoded by the coding sequence ATGAACAGCAGACAAAGACCAATCGGTGTAGATTTATTCGCCGGTGCAGGCGGAATGACCCTTGGTTTTGAACAAGCTGGTTTTGATGTGCTAGCTGCGGTAGAAATAGACCCAATTCATTGTGCTACCCATGAATATAATTTTCCTCAATGGTCTGTAATTTGTAAAAGTGCAGCAGAAATTACCGGAACAGAAATTCGACAACTTTCTCATATTGGCAATCGGGAAATTGATGTCGTGTTTGGTGGTTCACCCTGTCAAGGATTTTCTGTAATTGGGAAGCGAGCTTTAGATGACCCGCGCAATTCCTTAGTCTTTCATTTTTTACGCTTGGTTTTAGAACTACAGCCAAAATATTTTGTCTTTGAAAATGTTCCCGGTTTGACAATTGGCAAACACCAACAATTTATCTTAGAAATCATCACAGAGTTCCAAAAAAATAATTATAAAGTTGAAACCAACTATCAGGTTTTAAACGCTGTCAATTATGGAGTTCCCCAAGATAGAACCCGATTATTCATCCTCGGTTGTCGTGATGATTTACCCTTACCAACATATCCGCTCTCTAGCACCCGACCCTATATTGGCAAAAAATCTAAATATATCCTCAATTCTCCTGATTTAAGTTTTGCACCGACGGTGTTTCAAGCAATTGGTGATTTACCAGAAATCGAAGAATATCCAGAATTAATTACTCAAGATTTTGTCTTTGCCCAATATCAGGAACCTAGTAACTATAGTGCAATTCTGCGAGGTATGACAACTAGAGAAAATGACTATTCCTATCCCCGTATTTATAATCCCCAAATTCTCACTTCTAGTATTCGCACCCGTCACAGTCAAGCTGCTAGAATTCGTTTTGAAAATACCCAACCAGGTAAAACCGAATCTATTAGCCGTTTCTACAGATTAACCAAGGATGGAATTTGCAATACATTACGAGCAGGAACTCCCAGAAATCGCGGTGCTTTCACATCTGCTCGACCAATTCATTACCAAACAGCTAGATGCATTTCTGTCCGTGAAGCTGCAAGATTACATTCCTATCCCGATTGGTTCCGTTTCCACATCACTAAATGGCATGGTTTTCGTCAAGTCGGTAATTCTGTACCACCCTTACTAGCGGAAAAGGTAGCAACGGAAATAATCAAAGTTTTGAATTTAACACCGTCTCAACCTAGTCAAAAAATCCCTTTATTAAAAGATAATTTATTACAATTTAATATGCTGCAAGCGTCTCAGTATTACGATGTCTCTGAGCATGTAATTGAACCTCGCAATCGCAAAAAAGAGAAAAAATTAGAGCCTGAAGATATTACCTTTTTTCCTGATTTATAA
- a CDS encoding metal ABC transporter substrate-binding protein: protein MATITHSQVRRYTQTLVGIFLGLWLNGCTQINSRSTTPQGDEKPKVVATSTIIANLAEEVGGGEIQLTGILKPGTDPHVYEPVPSDTRVLEEAKLILYNGFNLEPGIIKLMKSTGTKARQVAVGEVVKPLQLRKEQQVVPDPHVWGDVKNAIAMTNTIRDELIQLSPTDKQKFTQNAEKLTQELTQLDSWITQQVKTIPPAKRQLVTTHDAFQYYGRAYNIPVAGTLIGISTEEQPSAQTVQKLVESIKKIGVPAIFAETTINPALIQTVAQEAGIKLAPRQLYSDSIGAKNTEGDTYIKMMAGNTRTIVEALGGSYQEFQYQKK from the coding sequence ATGGCAACTATCACTCATTCCCAGGTAAGACGTTACACCCAGACTTTAGTAGGAATTTTTCTAGGGTTATGGTTGAACGGTTGTACTCAAATTAACTCTAGGAGTACTACACCCCAGGGAGATGAGAAACCAAAGGTTGTAGCAACTAGTACTATTATCGCTAACTTGGCAGAGGAAGTTGGGGGAGGAGAAATTCAACTAACAGGCATACTGAAGCCTGGTACAGACCCCCATGTCTATGAACCTGTACCTAGTGATACCAGGGTTTTAGAAGAAGCGAAGTTGATTTTATACAACGGCTTTAACTTAGAACCAGGAATTATTAAACTGATGAAATCAACGGGAACCAAAGCACGACAAGTTGCAGTGGGGGAAGTCGTCAAACCTCTACAACTGCGTAAAGAGCAACAAGTTGTTCCCGATCCCCATGTCTGGGGTGATGTCAAGAACGCGATCGCCATGACAAATACAATCCGTGACGAACTTATCCAACTATCCCCCACAGATAAGCAAAAATTTACCCAAAATGCGGAAAAATTAACCCAAGAACTTACCCAACTCGACAGTTGGATTACTCAACAGGTGAAAACTATTCCCCCAGCAAAACGTCAACTCGTCACCACCCACGACGCATTCCAATATTATGGACGTGCCTATAACATACCTGTTGCAGGAACCCTCATCGGCATCAGTACTGAAGAACAACCCAGTGCCCAAACAGTGCAAAAATTAGTAGAGTCCATCAAAAAAATTGGAGTTCCAGCAATTTTTGCCGAAACCACCATTAATCCGGCGTTAATTCAAACCGTTGCCCAGGAAGCTGGGATAAAATTAGCACCAAGGCAACTGTATTCTGACTCCATCGGTGCGAAGAATACCGAAGGTGACACATATATCAAAATGATGGCAGGAAATACCCGGACAATTGTAGAAGCTTTGGGAGGGAGTTATCAGGAGTTCCAATATCAGAAAAAATAA
- a CDS encoding metal ABC transporter ATP-binding protein, whose translation MLSTYQAGNGNYANRDHNRDKSDAKLGLTVARKGIQITHLGVKYRELEALRDVTCTIQPGKITGIFGPNGAGKSTLMKGMLGLVASQGNVMYQGKPLTQQLSQVAYVPQRSQIDWNYPATVWDVVMMGRVKKTGWLRHFSAVSRQVAKTALERVGMIEYAHRPIGRLSGGQQQRVFLARALTQEAEVFCFDEPFVGIDQKTQGVIFEVFSELAKAGKIVLVVNHDLGESITHFDNLILLNQELIAIGSRQEVLTEENLLRAYGGKVMYFSDAA comes from the coding sequence ATGCTGTCAACTTATCAAGCAGGTAACGGTAATTATGCAAACCGCGATCATAACCGTGACAAAAGTGATGCCAAACTTGGTTTAACAGTGGCAAGAAAGGGTATCCAAATTACCCACCTAGGGGTGAAGTACCGAGAGTTAGAAGCTTTGAGGGATGTAACTTGCACCATTCAACCCGGTAAGATTACGGGTATATTTGGACCGAATGGAGCAGGTAAAAGTACTTTGATGAAGGGAATGCTGGGATTAGTAGCTAGTCAGGGAAATGTAATGTATCAAGGAAAACCCTTGACCCAGCAATTATCCCAGGTTGCCTATGTCCCCCAGCGTAGTCAAATTGACTGGAATTATCCCGCGACTGTGTGGGATGTGGTGATGATGGGGAGGGTAAAGAAGACGGGATGGTTGCGTCATTTTTCCGCAGTGAGTCGCCAAGTTGCCAAAACTGCTTTGGAGCGGGTGGGTATGATAGAATACGCCCATCGCCCCATCGGTAGACTGTCTGGAGGGCAACAGCAACGGGTATTTTTAGCCCGTGCATTAACTCAGGAAGCGGAAGTTTTTTGTTTTGATGAGCCATTTGTGGGGATAGATCAGAAAACTCAAGGGGTAATTTTTGAGGTTTTCTCAGAATTAGCGAAAGCTGGCAAAATTGTCTTAGTTGTGAATCATGATTTGGGAGAATCTATCACCCATTTTGATAATTTGATACTTTTAAATCAGGAATTAATTGCGATTGGTTCTCGTCAAGAAGTTTTGACAGAAGAGAATTTGTTACGTGCATACGGTGGAAAAGTGATGTATTTCTCCGATGCAGCGTAA
- a CDS encoding metal ABC transporter permease produces MINLIEPLQYGFMQRSLIVAILVGLLCAVVGSYLMVQRLALLGDAISHSVLPGLAIAFMVGANIFVGAFIAGVVSTLCIAVIKERSPIKEDAAMGIVFSAFFALGVTLITVIQKDNKIDLNHFLFGNILSVTPGEVRDTAIIAAIVLVIIFLFYKELLFYTFDPLGAQAAGLPVNRLNFGLMLLIALTIVASMKAVGVILVLSLLITPGATAYLLVKRLHEVMILGAVIGVFSSISGMYLSYFLNIPSGPAIVLVVSGLFILSLLFSPHHGILVMKSAKVVSD; encoded by the coding sequence ATGATTAATTTAATTGAACCTTTGCAATATGGTTTTATGCAGCGATCGCTGATTGTTGCTATCCTTGTGGGTTTATTATGTGCGGTGGTGGGTAGTTACTTGATGGTGCAGAGGTTAGCGCTGTTAGGTGATGCTATCAGTCATTCGGTATTACCAGGGTTAGCGATCGCCTTTATGGTGGGTGCGAATATCTTCGTGGGTGCGTTTATTGCAGGGGTGGTGAGTACCTTATGTATTGCGGTAATCAAAGAGCGATCGCCAATTAAAGAAGACGCTGCTATGGGAATAGTGTTTTCGGCTTTTTTTGCCCTAGGAGTAACATTAATTACGGTGATTCAAAAGGATAACAAAATTGACTTGAATCATTTTTTGTTTGGCAATATTCTGAGTGTAACTCCTGGGGAAGTCAGAGATACAGCGATAATTGCAGCCATAGTTTTAGTAATAATTTTTCTTTTTTATAAGGAACTTCTATTTTACACCTTTGACCCCTTGGGCGCTCAAGCTGCGGGTTTACCGGTGAATCGCTTAAATTTTGGATTAATGCTGCTCATTGCTTTAACCATTGTTGCGAGTATGAAAGCAGTAGGAGTGATTCTTGTACTTTCCCTATTAATTACTCCTGGAGCAACCGCATACTTATTAGTTAAACGTCTCCATGAAGTCATGATTTTGGGAGCAGTAATTGGTGTATTTTCCAGTATTAGTGGGATGTATCTTAGTTACTTTTTAAATATACCTTCTGGTCCGGCGATTGTTTTAGTTGTTTCAGGATTATTTATCCTATCCTTACTTTTTAGTCCCCACCATGGCATATTGGTGATGAAATCAGCCAAAGTTGTATCTGATTAA
- a CDS encoding Rieske 2Fe-2S domain-containing protein, with amino-acid sequence MHSSLNRRDFLKYLTGSAIATVTIAYLFPETGDSRELDMENLCSLYPENSRCENYLPGVAATNEQGVAIAADTLLKNATPNIPIPVQGLPEKAVTYLVINQPPAIAKYAIRPICTHLGCTVNWDSPKQLFICPCHGSQYDNLGRVMKGPAKKPLPLITVVVKQNQIRLVSRQPAIDPR; translated from the coding sequence ATGCATAGCTCACTCAATCGTCGAGACTTTCTCAAGTACCTGACTGGTAGCGCGATCGCCACTGTCACCATTGCCTATCTTTTCCCAGAGACGGGTGATAGTCGGGAGTTAGATATGGAAAACCTTTGTTCCCTCTATCCAGAAAATTCGCGGTGCGAAAATTATCTTCCCGGAGTCGCTGCTACCAATGAACAGGGAGTGGCGATCGCTGCTGATACACTATTAAAAAACGCTACCCCAAATATACCAATTCCTGTTCAAGGTTTACCAGAAAAAGCTGTCACCTACCTAGTCATTAATCAACCCCCAGCAATTGCTAAATATGCCATTCGTCCTATTTGTACCCACTTAGGATGTACCGTTAATTGGGATTCTCCAAAACAACTATTTATTTGCCCCTGTCATGGTTCTCAATATGATAACCTGGGACGAGTTATGAAAGGTCCAGCCAAAAAACCTCTACCACTAATTACAGTAGTCGTCAAGCAAAATCAAATTCGTCTCGTCTCTCGTCAACCAGCTATAGATCCACGATAA
- a CDS encoding HAD family hydrolase: MAVSNLRLLALDFDGVICDGLMEYFQVAWRTYCHIWNIDNYTVNDDLAEGFYCLRPVIETGWEMPILIKALVMGLPEEKILNDWENIVKQILQADNLDAKQVGIKLDALRDDWIANDLPDWLKLHRFYPGVINKIQATLASDIKFYIITTKEGRFVKQLMQQGGLDLPTELIFGKEYKRPKYEIIRELIKKHNLAAENVWFVEDRLKTLQLVEQQTDLENMQLFLADWGYNTPSERVKAEKDPRVNLLSLKMFAEDWDNWLINSHSV, from the coding sequence ATGGCAGTTAGTAACTTACGGCTTCTCGCTCTCGATTTTGATGGTGTCATTTGCGACGGTTTGATGGAATACTTTCAAGTAGCTTGGCGTACTTACTGTCATATTTGGAATATAGATAATTATACAGTTAATGATGATTTAGCTGAAGGCTTTTATTGCCTACGTCCTGTAATTGAAACAGGTTGGGAAATGCCTATATTAATTAAAGCCTTAGTTATGGGTTTGCCAGAAGAGAAAATCCTCAATGATTGGGAAAATATTGTCAAACAAATTTTACAAGCTGATAATCTAGATGCTAAACAAGTTGGAATAAAATTAGATGCTTTACGTGATGATTGGATAGCTAATGATTTACCAGATTGGTTAAAATTACACAGATTTTATCCAGGAGTTATTAATAAAATTCAAGCCACATTAGCTAGTGATATTAAATTTTATATTATCACAACCAAAGAAGGAAGATTTGTGAAACAGTTAATGCAACAAGGAGGATTAGATTTACCCACAGAATTAATTTTTGGCAAAGAATACAAGCGTCCGAAATATGAAATTATTCGTGAACTTATTAAAAAGCATAATTTAGCTGCTGAGAATGTTTGGTTTGTAGAAGATAGACTGAAAACTTTGCAACTGGTAGAACAGCAAACAGACTTGGAAAATATGCAACTATTCCTTGCTGATTGGGGCTATAATACACCCTCAGAAAGAGTTAAGGCAGAAAAAGACCCACGAGTAAATTTATTATCTTTAAAGATGTTTGCTGAGGATTGGGATAATTGGCTGATAAATAGTCACTCCGTCTAA
- a CDS encoding DNA double-strand break repair nuclease NurA translates to MLDLTKLMRQMQGLSQHMTEEAAANRQRLEAAQKYLEKAIATQDELVEQQEKWRDRIIFANATPVEPLNTCIDIPVPTKVHTVIATDGSQIAPSHHEIAYCYLLNIGRIVLHYGQNRHPLLDSLPEVFYRPEDLYEARQWGIRTEEWMSYRRTASEATVLAELACQVQEELSTAPVPILAMVDGSLIYWFLEQLPSDARNCILPPVLEAWEKMRLAQVPLMGYLSASRSIEGMNFLRLIACPHPVPDCMTFCPNQQDKVPCKLFESLRDTTIWNSQLKPGQRGPLWRSNSRIIELYGEQKVYFCYVHVGAEIARIEVPAWVAENTKLFDESLGLMLAQVQKGYGYPVAIAEAHNQAVVRGGDKARFFALLERQMIKAGIKNVGTSFKEARKRGSIA, encoded by the coding sequence ATGCTTGATTTAACAAAACTGATGCGACAAATGCAAGGTTTGAGTCAACATATGACTGAAGAAGCTGCTGCTAATCGTCAAAGGTTGGAAGCTGCTCAGAAGTACCTAGAAAAAGCCATAGCTACCCAAGATGAGTTAGTAGAACAACAGGAAAAATGGCGCGATCGCATAATTTTTGCTAATGCGACTCCCGTGGAACCTTTAAATACTTGTATTGATATTCCTGTACCTACAAAAGTTCATACTGTTATTGCAACAGATGGCTCCCAAATAGCCCCCAGTCACCATGAAATTGCCTACTGTTATTTACTAAATATTGGCAGAATTGTTTTGCATTACGGACAAAATCGCCACCCTTTATTAGATAGTTTACCAGAAGTATTTTACCGTCCAGAGGATTTATATGAAGCTCGACAGTGGGGAATTAGAACTGAAGAATGGATGAGTTACCGACGCACTGCTTCGGAAGCAACGGTATTAGCTGAACTTGCTTGTCAGGTGCAAGAGGAATTATCAACCGCTCCCGTCCCTATTTTAGCAATGGTTGATGGTTCTTTGATTTATTGGTTTTTAGAACAATTGCCCAGTGATGCGCGTAATTGTATTTTACCCCCCGTTTTAGAAGCTTGGGAAAAAATGCGATTAGCTCAGGTTCCTTTAATGGGTTATTTAAGTGCTTCACGTAGTATTGAAGGGATGAATTTTTTACGTTTAATTGCTTGTCCCCACCCTGTTCCTGATTGTATGACTTTTTGTCCTAATCAACAGGATAAAGTCCCTTGTAAATTATTTGAATCCTTGCGAGATACAACAATTTGGAATAGTCAATTAAAACCTGGACAAAGGGGACCTTTGTGGCGTAGTAATAGTAGAATTATTGAATTATATGGGGAGCAAAAAGTCTATTTTTGTTATGTTCATGTGGGAGCAGAAATTGCTAGAATTGAAGTACCTGCATGGGTAGCAGAAAATACTAAGTTATTCGATGAATCCTTAGGATTAATGCTAGCTCAAGTCCAAAAAGGGTATGGTTATCCAGTGGCGATCGCCGAAGCGCATAACCAAGCAGTAGTTAGGGGAGGTGATAAAGCTCGCTTTTTTGCCCTATTGGAACGACAAATGATTAAAGCTGGGATAAAAAATGTGGGTACATCTTTTAAAGAAGCAAGAAAACGGGGTAGCATTGCTTAA
- a CDS encoding FHA domain-containing protein, producing MNQISQLQTREMNIELFHLQSQTYFPIPHHLSVARIGKSEGDNIPEIDVTHLPNAEIVSRCHAEIHLQDDKYYLQDVGSINGTYLNQKKLESHTLYPIKLQDIISLGKDEQFILIVQKQHQKNLPLVTSPTTLQPQVISSEKVSVNSVSRTSKLLGIGLMVTGLVIFAANTQVGIFVQIPAFVLCIAGAFILLQRKIEPAIGWFLITLGILWMIFSGHLFASVNLLSLILSGGLFLGGCQIFTTGKILKYDLQTIKKIIGKG from the coding sequence ATGAACCAGATATCTCAGTTGCAGACAAGGGAAATGAATATAGAATTATTCCATTTGCAAAGTCAGACTTATTTCCCTATTCCACACCATTTATCTGTGGCTCGCATTGGTAAATCTGAAGGAGACAATATACCAGAAATAGATGTGACTCACTTACCAAATGCAGAAATTGTATCCCGTTGCCATGCAGAAATTCATCTTCAAGATGACAAATATTATCTTCAAGATGTAGGGAGTATTAATGGAACCTATCTGAATCAAAAAAAATTAGAAAGCCACACTCTTTACCCCATAAAATTACAAGATATCATTTCCCTAGGAAAAGATGAACAATTTATTCTCATAGTGCAAAAACAGCATCAGAAAAATTTACCACTAGTCACTTCTCCTACCACATTACAACCACAAGTAATCTCATCAGAAAAAGTATCTGTCAACTCTGTTAGTCGTACCAGTAAGCTCTTAGGTATAGGATTAATGGTGACGGGATTAGTAATTTTTGCCGCTAACACCCAAGTAGGAATATTTGTCCAAATTCCAGCCTTTGTATTATGTATCGCTGGAGCTTTCATCTTATTACAACGCAAAATAGAACCTGCTATTGGTTGGTTTTTAATTACTCTTGGTATACTCTGGATGATATTTTCTGGTCATTTATTTGCCTCTGTAAATTTACTATCATTGATACTTTCTGGAGGATTATTTCTCGGAGGATGTCAAATATTTACAACAGGAAAAATCCTGAAGTATGACTTACAAACTATTAAAAAGATAATAGGTAAGGGGTAA
- the thrB gene encoding homoserine kinase produces MSVVSSTTITVPATTANLGAGFDCIGAALSLYNEFKFSLLSSSAGENFVISVTGAEAARVSTDESNLLYQAFSKFYEHIGQAPPPVSMEIKLGVPLARGLGSSATAIAGGLLGANILAGEPLSDNEVIELAIAMEGHPDNVVPALIGGCRLAATSENGWEICDIPWCQEIICVVAIPDFELSTKEARSVLPQEVSRADAIFNTAHLGLLLRGLETGNPQWLKAALQDKLHQPYRQSLIKGYAEVETATKNAGAYGMVISGAGPTLLALTDTSHSLDVVAAMATAWQNCGVKAEVRSLSLDTQGARVMKHN; encoded by the coding sequence ATGTCTGTTGTTTCATCTACTACCATCACTGTGCCCGCAACAACCGCTAATTTAGGGGCTGGTTTTGATTGTATTGGTGCAGCTTTATCGCTGTATAACGAATTTAAGTTTAGTCTACTCAGTAGTTCTGCGGGAGAAAATTTTGTAATTTCCGTGACTGGTGCCGAGGCTGCACGGGTGAGTACGGATGAAAGTAATTTACTCTATCAGGCTTTCTCTAAGTTCTATGAACACATCGGACAAGCTCCACCACCTGTATCCATGGAAATTAAACTCGGTGTCCCCTTAGCGCGGGGTTTAGGGAGTTCCGCAACGGCGATCGCTGGTGGGTTATTGGGCGCAAATATCCTTGCAGGGGAGCCTCTGAGTGATAATGAGGTGATAGAGTTGGCGATCGCCATGGAAGGACATCCGGATAATGTTGTTCCTGCGTTAATTGGTGGTTGTCGCTTGGCTGCAACTAGTGAGAATGGCTGGGAAATCTGTGATATTCCTTGGTGTCAGGAAATTATTTGCGTGGTGGCAATTCCCGACTTTGAACTATCTACCAAGGAAGCGCGTAGTGTTTTACCCCAGGAAGTTAGTCGAGCAGACGCTATATTTAATACTGCCCACCTAGGATTATTACTTAGAGGATTGGAAACGGGTAATCCTCAGTGGTTAAAAGCAGCATTGCAAGATAAATTACATCAGCCCTACCGTCAATCCCTTATCAAAGGATATGCCGAGGTAGAAACAGCCACAAAAAATGCAGGTGCTTACGGAATGGTAATTAGTGGTGCAGGACCAACCCTACTAGCATTAACTGATACATCCCATAGTTTAGATGTGGTGGCAGCAATGGCAACTGCTTGGCAAAATTGTGGGGTAAAAGCAGAGGTGCGATCGCTCTCCCTTGATACTCAAGGTGCAAGAGTGATGAAACATAATTAG
- the lpxB gene encoding lipid-A-disaccharide synthase, whose translation MRIFISTGEVSGDLQGSLLVAALQRQAVTSGLDLEIVALGGEKMAAAGATLLGNTSGIGSFGLLESLPFILPTLQIQRRAIAYLKENPPDLVVLIDYMGPNLGIGTYLRRHLPQVPIVYYIAPQVWVCPITPKDTRKIVEVSDKLLAIFPQEAVYFQEHGAKVSWVGHPLVDRMTSFPSREAARADLGIKDDSIAVALLPASRHQELKYLLPVMLEAAQRIQEKLPQVHFWIPLSLEIYRDKIEQAIQKHHLNATIVSGKQQQVLVGADLAITKCGTVNLELALLKVPQVVLYRLSPLTYWIGTKLLKITFPFASPTNLMEMREIVPEFIQEAATSENITQAAMELLLNPEIQQRMQVEYEQMRHAAGEVGVCDRAAKEILQMLPQKLQAITQ comes from the coding sequence ATGCGTATATTTATCAGTACAGGTGAAGTTTCCGGCGACTTACAGGGTTCCCTGTTGGTGGCAGCATTGCAACGCCAAGCGGTAACTAGTGGTTTAGATTTAGAAATTGTGGCTTTGGGTGGTGAGAAAATGGCTGCTGCTGGGGCAACTCTCCTAGGAAATACTAGTGGAATTGGTTCCTTTGGTTTGCTGGAATCTTTGCCATTTATTTTGCCAACTCTGCAAATTCAACGTCGGGCGATCGCCTACCTCAAGGAAAATCCTCCCGACTTAGTAGTATTAATCGATTACATGGGACCAAATCTCGGTATTGGTACGTACCTACGTCGCCACCTACCTCAAGTACCCATCGTTTACTATATTGCTCCTCAAGTATGGGTATGCCCAATTACACCAAAAGATACTAGAAAAATTGTCGAGGTAAGTGATAAGTTGTTGGCAATTTTTCCCCAGGAAGCCGTTTATTTTCAAGAACATGGCGCTAAAGTTTCCTGGGTGGGACATCCTTTAGTAGACAGAATGACAAGTTTTCCCAGTCGAGAAGCAGCCCGTGCAGACTTGGGTATTAAAGATGACTCGATTGCGGTGGCTTTGTTACCAGCTTCCCGCCACCAAGAATTAAAATATTTGCTGCCAGTCATGTTAGAAGCGGCTCAGAGGATTCAAGAGAAGTTACCCCAGGTACATTTTTGGATTCCCCTATCTCTGGAAATATATCGAGACAAAATAGAACAAGCAATACAAAAGCATCACTTAAATGCCACTATTGTTTCAGGAAAGCAACAGCAAGTTTTAGTTGGGGCAGATTTAGCAATTACCAAATGTGGGACAGTAAATTTAGAACTGGCTTTACTGAAGGTTCCCCAGGTTGTTTTATACCGTCTTAGCCCCTTAACTTACTGGATTGGGACGAAATTATTAAAAATTACCTTCCCCTTTGCTTCCCCAACTAACTTGATGGAAATGCGAGAAATAGTACCAGAATTTATTCAGGAAGCCGCAACATCGGAAAATATTACCCAAGCGGCAATGGAGTTATTACTGAATCCTGAAATTCAGCAGCGAATGCAGGTTGAGTATGAGCAAATGCGTCATGCTGCGGGGGAAGTGGGAGTGTGCGATCGCGCGGCAAAGGAAATTTTGCAGATGCTGCCACAAAAGTTACAAGCAATTACTCAATAA
- the lpxA gene encoding acyl-ACP--UDP-N-acetylglucosamine O-acyltransferase, whose protein sequence is MKTLIHPTAVIHPHAELHPTVQVGAYAVIGGQVKVGAETVIGAHVVLDGLTEIGARNQIFPGAAIGMEPQDRKFNGEPTWVKIGNDNRIREYVTINRATGAGEATIIGDGNLLMAYVHVGHNSTIADGVTISNSVAIAGHVHIENRATISGVLGIHQFVHIGQYSMVGGMSRIERDVPPFMLVEGNPARIRTLNLIGLKRSGFTSEEIQTLKKAFRFLYRSNLTFKDALEQLEIQGDTEQLQHLRRFLLLSQMPGRRGLIPGKGKNSTSGDE, encoded by the coding sequence TTGAAGACGCTTATTCATCCAACTGCTGTAATTCATCCTCACGCGGAACTTCACCCTACAGTGCAAGTCGGTGCCTATGCTGTAATTGGGGGGCAAGTCAAAGTCGGTGCAGAAACCGTGATTGGCGCTCATGTGGTGCTAGACGGACTGACCGAAATTGGAGCGAGAAATCAAATTTTCCCTGGTGCGGCGATCGGTATGGAACCGCAAGACCGGAAGTTTAATGGTGAGCCTACCTGGGTGAAAATTGGTAATGACAATCGGATTCGGGAATATGTCACCATTAACCGGGCAACGGGAGCGGGGGAAGCGACAATAATTGGTGATGGGAATTTACTGATGGCTTATGTTCATGTGGGACATAATTCCACGATCGCCGATGGGGTGACTATCTCTAATTCTGTGGCGATCGCGGGTCATGTACACATTGAAAACAGGGCAACAATTAGCGGTGTTCTCGGTATCCACCAGTTCGTCCATATTGGTCAATATTCAATGGTGGGTGGGATGAGTCGCATTGAACGAGATGTACCACCTTTCATGCTAGTAGAAGGCAACCCCGCCCGCATCCGCACCTTAAACTTGATTGGATTGAAACGTTCTGGTTTTACCTCAGAAGAAATTCAAACCCTGAAAAAAGCTTTCCGTTTTCTGTACCGTTCTAATTTGACCTTTAAGGATGCTTTAGAACAGTTAGAAATCCAGGGAGACACGGAACAATTGCAGCACCTACGCCGCTTTTTACTACTCTCGCAAATGCCTGGTAGACGTGGTTTAATTCCCGGTAAAGGCAAAAATTCAACTAGTGGCGATGAGTAA